AGTCAGAACATTTGCAATGAAAGAAAATGGTGGCCTCTATAATTACTATGCCTCAGCTTCCCACACCCCAGCAGAGTTTGGATCGCCATCCGTCTGTGCTTCTGAGGAGGCTTCTCGTTAACTGCATTGGAAGTGTATATCCATATAGCTGACATTCACTCTAGAAGTGAAAATAGTATTTTGTTTCACCCAAAGATAGTGAGGATAAAGGTAAGGGAAACTCATCTGAGAATGATTTCTTAGGTTACATGAGCTGAGACCAGTTAACAGTTGGGTCAGGGGTAGGCTCTGGTGTTGATGAGAAATAATTGGAGTCTAAGATGCAGTTTCCAGGACAGGTGTCGTGGGACTGGTCTTCCCAAAGCAAATGTGCCTTCTTGATTTGGGAAGAGATCCCTGGGGATAAGGCCTGGAGTGAAGCGGGGTCAGGATGCAACTGGCTGGGCAGTGGAGAGTCGGGACACAGAGAGGCCTGAAGCAGCAACACAGTGactggggaggaagaagaggccaTGGGGCTGCCCAGGCTTGTGCCCGAGTCAGGCCCCGCCACCGAGGAGCCCAGCGTGATGGCCAGTGCTCTCCCAGCTCAGGCTTACTCAGGAGGAGAAACTGGGGTTCTGAGAGTACTGGGGTGCAATGGGGCCATGTGAGCACAGGGCAGGGGTCCAGGTCACCGGGGATTCCTGGGACCCTCCAGTCACAGGCTCATCCTCCACAGAGCTTTCACCTTCCGTATGGTGCCAGGAGGCCTTTCTCCCCAGAGTCTGACTCAAAGACTCCAGTTTCCATCAACATCTTCAGTTCCGCAAACGTTTATTGGGCAGCTCTGAGTACGTGTCTCAGTTCCTGGGATGACAGAGCTCAGTCACACTCCCTGTTTTTGGAGAAGTGATGTGTGGCTCACAGCCTAGTCCCTCGAGAACAGAGGGTGCAAGACTCAGTATTTCTTCGGTAGGCCTTCAGGTCTGAAGTGACCTGGGTCTTGGCCGCTCCGGCCCCATTCCGCAGCTCTCCGGTTGGACACCTGGCCCTCCAACCCAGTGCTGTCTCTTCCAAGGTAAATCTGGTGTAAGAATCCTTGAAGGTAATCCCCGACACTGCTGGAAGGAAGGGAGACAGGAGAATTTCAGCTGGGTCGCTTGAGACAGCTTTGTCCTCTgactcctttctcctcttgcagTCAAAGCAGTGTCTTCGAGAGGAGAGTAGAAAAGCCCACCCTCAAGAAGGAGGGCTAACATATGCACCCTCTTGGGCAAAGCCCTGGTTATTAGTTCTTCAAATACCCTGAATCAGGCTTCTTTAGTGACCCCTCGCTTTCTCCTTGGCAGTGAGGGGAGACACCTCTGCACCCATATCCTGCCCTGGCTCTGCTGGCCATGCGGATGCCAGGagtaggggcaggaggaggctgggccaCAGAGCCCCCTGACTCTCTGGAAACAGACAAGCTCCGCTCAGCGCCCTCAGGAGCCCTGATACCTGATGATTTTTGCAGCCCAGACGCCCCCGGGGCCCCTTTGAGCAGCCTCATAGTTCCCTCGAGCGTGGAAGTATCTGCCTGAATTTTGGTAATTGGCTTCTCTCATGTCCCAGTAGGCTCTCCACAAATCCGAAGCCCCTGTAAggagacaaaacaacaacagtaacatgGGGACATATTGGAGAAGTGCGGGAATGAGAATTCTCCCCTGCTTTTCGGATTTTGACTCTTGACAAAGTGGTCCTTTGAAATCGTAGATTGAAATGCATATTCCTTACTGTGGATCGGCTCCCGCTGTAACTGTAAGGAGAGCCCTTTACAGTGAGCTGGGTCAGACTGGGTGGGGCTGTGGTGCTCTGGGCTGTCTGATGCGGGGTTGTGTGTACTGGGTACAAAGATGTGACAGTCATACAAGGCATGTGATAATGGAGACTGATGCTTCAGATGTACGATCAGGACTATGTGAGGGAGGAGGTGAGAGGAGAGGGTTCTCCACGTTTTACAGCTACCACACTCCGTAAGAAAAGCGCAAACTCTGAAATATACTGACCCAAGGAATGAAATTCTATTTACAGAAAAACTTTGCAATGGCCCCccaaaactcttttttaaaaactgatattcaggatttccctggtggtacagggaTGGGggtccacctgccaaagcaggggacacgggttcgatctctggtctgggaggattccacatgccgcatgtctcaactactgagcccacactctagagcctgcaagccacagctTCTGAGCCTGTGTGCCGGAGCCTGGGCTCAGgaacaagggaagccccagcaatgagaagcccatactctgcaatgaagagtagaccCCGCTCGCTataactagagaaagtcctcctgcagcagtgaagacccagggcaactaaaattaagaaataaataatttttaaaaactgatattcaaataaaataggtaaacaacaaggacgtACTATAtagtacctgtgtgtgtgtgctcctcagtcgtgtctgactctttgtgaccctatggactgtagcccaccaggctcctctgtccatgggatttcccaggcaagaatactggagagggttgccacttcctcctccaggggatcttcccgagccagggatcgaatttgcatctcttgtgtctcctgcattggcaggcggcttctttaccactgagccacctgggaagtcccactatatagcacaggggactatattcaatatattgtaaaacctataatggaaaagaatctgcaaaggaatatatatatatacacacacactactgaatcactttgctgtatacctgaaacactaTAAATcgattatacttcaataaaataaataaaaaaattttaatggaaatattttttttaaacctggtaTTCAGAGAATACAATGAAAAAGAGAATAACACATGGGTTCAAAATCAGAAAGATTGAATTTGTCAAATATCAACACAAAAATTACAAAGAATTCAATTGCAAAATTAATAGCATCACCTCCAGTCCTGCATAAGGAGCTTAAATGTCAGCACTCCATTGTAACAATTAAAAAGCTGAACAGATTGAAAATGCAGCAACTCTTCTTGGATCCACAAGAAGGGGAGGACACAGGGCATATCATTGCTTCCAAGGCTGGAGAGATGAACAGGTGGACATAGAGAGGGGAGGCCTTTTGGACCAGAAACTCGGGAGCAGAAACTGGTGAGGAAACCCGTGCTAGGGGTAGAAAGACCTGAACCAGAATTGACAAGTTTCTGGAGGTTCGGTGGAGACAACTCTGAGAGTAAAACCTCCTAGGGGACCCAGACATTATTAGGCCCCATAATATTGTAAGAGTTACCTTCAAGAGCTCAACCAGATTCTCACAGAAACTATtgttaaaaattttccaaaaatttccCTTGAGCTTCTCacaggaggagaggaaaaggaaccATTTTGAAACATGCCAGAGTTCTCTGTTCTCAATAGGCCTCCCTCAGAAAACTCTGTGCTATCAGAATCTAAGTGATCTGGGGAAAGGAAA
Above is a genomic segment from Cervus elaphus chromosome 2, mCerEla1.1, whole genome shotgun sequence containing:
- the LOC122675655 gene encoding serum amyloid A-4 protein, encoding MKLFIGILFCTLIMGVTGEGWYSFFKEAVQGASDLWRAYWDMREANYQNSGRYFHARGNYEAAQRGPGGVWAAKIISSVGDYLQGFLHQIYLGRDSTGLEGQVSNRRAAEWGRSGQDPGHFRPEGLPKKY